A genomic window from Lotus japonicus ecotype B-129 chromosome 1, LjGifu_v1.2 includes:
- the LOC130713324 gene encoding nuclear transcription factor Y subunit B-3-like — translation MEDEIHHSNLPNGLITENYPVSKNNHHHQHHHNSNKEQDRFLPIANVGRIMKKAIPSNGKISKDAKETVQECVSEFISFVTGEASDKCQREKRKTINGDDVIWAITTLGFENYVDPLKFYLVKYRDIEGEKLNLPKQQQQHRSSQHHHTQDHQNNHLPLNSVVYSSTSLISQPPFVATDPMFSLPFSSNSMQKQLQQQQQQDQIDSVGQW, via the coding sequence ATGGAAGATGAGATTCATCATAGCAATTTGCCAAATGGGCTCATCACAGAAAATTACCCTGTCTCAAAGAacaatcaccaccaccaacaccaccacaatAGCAACAAAGAACAAGATCGCTTTCTCCCTATTGCCAATGTGGGCAGAATCATGAAGAAAGCAATCCCTTCCAATGGGAAAATCTCAAAGGATGCAAAAGAGACAGTGCAAGAATGTGTGTCAGAGTTCATAAGTTTTGTCACAGGGGAAGCCTCTGACAAATgccaaagagaaaaaagaaaaaccatcAATGGTGATGATGTCATATGGGCCATAACAACATTAGGATTTGAGAACTATGTGGATCCATTGAAATTCTATCTTGTGAAATATAGAGACATTGAAGGAGAGAAGCTTAATCTTCcaaagcaacaacaacaacatcgtTCTTCACAACATCATCACACTCAAGATCATCAAAATAACCATCTACCTTTAAATAGTGTTGTATATTCCTCAACAAGTCTCATTTCTCAGCCTCCATTTGTAGCCACGGATCCGATGTTTTCTCTACCATTCTCATCAAATTCAATGCAGAAACAATtgcagcagcaacagcagcaaGACCAGATTGATTCAGTGGGGCAATGGTAA
- the LOC130713315 gene encoding gibberellin 20 oxidase 2-like, whose protein sequence is MMELSTSTLVLYPASQPEEPKDENEAFVFDSNLLQKQVMPKEFFWPCGDMVNTTQEELKEPLIDLSVMKKGDEKAIASAAELVRKACMKHGFFQVINHGVDQDLIHAAYHETDSIFKLPISKKLSAKREPGGVSGYSGAHADRYSSKLPWKETFSFLYNHQNNSKSQIPDYFMSVLGEDLQHTGTVYQKYCEAMKELSLVIMELLAISLGVDRLHYRRFFHDGESIMRCNYYPPCNSSNLTLGTGPHSDPTSLTILHQDQVGGLEVFADHKWMAVRPRPQALVINIGDTFMALSNGRYKSCLHRALVNTYLERRSLVFFVSPREDKVVRPPESLLSRNEPRKYPDFTWSKLFEFTQKHYRADVTTLQSFIQWHCSSKPSNF, encoded by the exons ATGATGGAATTAAGCACTTCCACTCTAGTACTTTACCCTGCATCCCAACCTGAGGAACCCAAAGATGAGAATGAGGCTTTtgtttttgactcaaatttgcTGCAAAAGCAGGTCATGCCCAAAGAGTTCTTTTGGCCATGTGGTGACATGGTTAACACCACCCAAGAGGAGCTCAAGGAACCCCTCATAGACTTAAGTGTCATGAAAAAAGGTGATGAAAAAGCTATTGCTTCTGCTGCAGAGCTTGTTAGAAAAGCCTGCATGAAGCATGGCTTCTTCCAAGTGATCAACCATGGTGTTGATCAAGATCTCATTCATGCTGCTTATCATGAAACTGACTCCATTTTCAAGCTCCCCATCAGCAAGAAGCTCAGTGCTAAGAGGGAACCTGGTGGGGTCTCTGGCTACTCAGGTGCTCATGCAGATCGCTACTCTTCCAAATTGCCATGGAAAGAGACATTTTCTTTCCTATACAATCATCAAAACAACTCCAAGTCCCAAATTCCTGATTACTTCATGTCTGTCTTAGGAGAAGACCTTCAACACACAGG GACGGTGTATCAGAAGTACTGTGAAGCAATGAAGGAACTTTCTTTAGTAATTATGGAGCTTTTGGCCATTAGTTTGGGGGTGGATCGTTTGCATTATCGAAGATTTTTCCATGATGGTGAGTCAATAATGAGGTGCAACTATTATCCTCCTTGCAACAGTTCCAACCTCACCCTTGGAACTGGCCCTCACTCAGACCCGACATCACTAACCATTCTTCATCAAGACCAAGTTGGAGGTCTAGAAGTTTTTGCAGATCACAAATGGATGGCTGTTCGACCTCGACCTCAAGCCTTGGTCATAAACATTGGTGACACTTTCATG GCATTGTCAAATGGAAGATACAAGAGTTGTCTCCACAGGGCATTGGTTAACACATACCTGGAGAGGAGGTCATTGGTTTTCTTTGTGTCCCCAAGAGAAGACAAGGTGGTGAGACCCCCAGAGAGTCTGTTAAGCAGAAATGAGCCAAGGAAGTACCCTGATTTCACATGGTCCAAATTGTTCGAATTCACACAAAAGCACTACAGGGCTGATGTTACTACTCTCCAAAGCTTCATTCAATGGCATTGCTCTTCCAAGCCATCCAATTTCTAG
- the LOC130746980 gene encoding GDSL esterase/lipase 5-like yields the protein MDKEKVRVSEIVKLSVLPRAVLFLAASGAKEVIKQGGVAKPTDLMGKILYKKRARNLGFLSLSPLGCLPTLRAQNQEAGNGGYFEAASGLALAHNNALSSILTSLDHILKGFKYFHSNFYDWLQDRIKTLQIMTNSILIFVEGFKEGINACCGIGRYEGIFTCGGTKKVKEYDLCDNSGEYVWWDSFHPT from the exons ATGGATAAAGAAAAAGTGAGAGTATCTGAGATCGTTAAACTCTCGGTGCTGCCAAGGGCGGTCTTGTTCTTGGCAGCCAGTGGTGCGAAGGAGGTCATTAAGCAAGGAGGAGTAGCAAAACCCACCGACTTGATGGGCAAG ATTCTATATAAGAAAAGGGCTAGAAATTTAGGTTTCCTAAGTTTGTCTCCTTTGGGATGCTTGCCAACTCTTAGAGCACAGAATCAGGAAGCTGGCAATGGTGGTTATTTTGAAGCAGCTTCTGGACTTGCTCTAGCACACAATAATGCTTTGAGCAGTATTCTCACAAGCCTTGACCACATACTTAAAGGGTTTAAGTACTTTCATTCTAATTTCTATGATTGGCTTCAAGATAGAATAAAAACCCTGCAAATTATG AccaattcaattttaattttcgtTGAAGGTTTTAAGGAAGGAATTAATGCTTGTTGTGGGATTGGCCGATATGAGGGCATTTTTACTTGTGGGGGCACCAAGAAAGTTAAAGAGTATGATTTATGTGACAATAGTGGTGAGTATGTATGGTGGGATTCTTTCCACCCAACATAG
- the LOC130746989 gene encoding uncharacterized protein LOC130746989: protein METRRRRRDEDQERRRGSPPHRVRGRPRREQVRREETDQLTPPPPPPPPPSPSPPLPSPPTSPKQQRSPTHSLGASGEETPAPQAPISDQDWRRLIRSVDDIRQRNDYLQEQLEYYRSEQQDEGEREAEAVAEFEPFSAAVREVAIPNKMKNIVLETYSGKADPKEHLLYFKTKMVISAASDDVKCRMFPTTFKGTAMAWFTTLPRGSITNFRDFSSKFLVQFSTSKTKQVTIEDLYNVRQSEGETLKQYVKRFSAASVKIEESELHACARAFKNGLQPRKLNSKMSRKPAQSMAEIRTRANTYILDEEDDAFKRRRAKKEKDGEQEDALPEEKQSKERGEGSKKRDRKVRTGEKVAKESLYPKKENFERRRP from the coding sequence atggagacacgtcgtcgacgacgcgacGAGGATCAGGAGCGGCGCCGCGGTTCGCCTCCACATCGCGTGAGAGGCAGGCCGCGACGCGAGCAAGTTCGTCGTGAAGAAACCGATCAGTtaactcctcctccaccaccacctccacctccttctccaTCGCCTCCGTTACCTTCTCCGCCAACTTCACCGAAGCAGCAGAGATCACCAACGCACTCACTCGGAGCTTCGGGGGAGGAGACTCCGGCACCGCAGGCACCGATCTCCGACCAAGATTGGAGGCGCTTGATCCGTAGCGTTGACGATATACGGCAGCGAAACGATTATTTACAAGAACAGCTAGAATATTATCGTTCCGAGCAGCAGGATGAAGGGGAGCGCGAAGCGGAGGCCGTAGCTGAATTCGAGCCGTTCTCAGCGGCAGTGAGGGAGGTTGCCATaccaaataaaatgaaaaatattgtCCTTGAAACCTATAGCGGGAAAGCTGATCCCAAGGAGCACCTGTTATATTTCAAGACAAAGATGGTGATCAGTGCCGCTTCCGACGatgtgaagtgcaggatgtttccaacTACGTTCAAAGGCACAGCCATGGCGTGGTTTACCACGCTACCCCGAGGATCCATTACTAATTTCCGtgacttctcatcaaaattccttgTTCAGTTTTCCACAAGTAAAACCAAGCAAGTGACAATCGAAGATCTCTACAACGTCCGCCAATCTGAGGGCGAGACTCTAAAGCAGTACGTAAAACGATTCAGCGCGGCATCAGTAAAAATTGAGGAGTCAGAGCTGCACGCCTGTGCGCGTGCCTTCAAGAACGGGTTACAGCCGAGGAAGCTGAATAGCAAGATGAGCCGCAAGCCGGCTCAGTCCATGGCGGAGATCCGGACGCGAGCAAACACCTACATTCTagacgaggaggatgatgctttcaagAGAAGGCGCGCAAAAAAGGAGAAAGACGGCGAACAGGAGGACGCTTTGCCAGAAGAGAAACAGagtaaggagagaggagagggCAGCAAAAAGCGAGACAGGAAGGTGAGGACAGGAGAGAAGGTTGCGAAGGAATCGTTGTACCCCAAGAAGGAAAATTTTGAGCGCCGCAGACCGTGA